Within Carassius gibelio isolate Cgi1373 ecotype wild population from Czech Republic chromosome A21, carGib1.2-hapl.c, whole genome shotgun sequence, the genomic segment TATGTCataatcatagactgtataaaaacagctcATCATCCAGCTTCAGCATAAACCAACTAACGTTAGTCTCATCATCAGTAACGTTATATCTAAAGATTTATTGTTTGACATTGAATTGGTATAAGACTCATCTAGCCTGCTCTCTGTATGTATTTCTTGTTGTCTTTATTATTACGCAACAGATATGTTAGAAGTATCTAGTTAAGCGGAttggttaagattttttttctttctgatcagctgatattttttttatgtaagagaTCATGGGTGGTGAAATGACCTTAAAACCTGTTTTATCATCCTGTTTTTCAGCGTGTGATATAGTTTTGTGTAAGTGCTTGTTTTAGTTTGCTTCGTTTATTGATATGTTTTATTTTGCAAACTTCATGTAAATGAAGAAGCTTATCTGTTAACAGTTACACTTTAAGAGAGTCCTAGAAATGCTTGTAATTTAATGCTCTTAGACCGTGTTGTGTTTTCAAAGTGAGCAAGTGgcaataatttttttctcaacAATGTTTGAAAATATAAGATAACCATTGTGCATACAAATTTATTTCATacatatttatgattattttttattatcattactttTCAGATTTGTTATGGGCATGTCTCACTGTAAGCTTAAAAtgctatacattttaaataattaatgcaaATTATATTCTTAATACATTACATATGAAGCAGTGTTACATCTTTTAAAACTGACAGTGTAGATATTTATTATGTCGCAaaaagatttattatttaaattggaatcaattttaaatttgaataatttttggtttattttaaattattgcaaTAGACTtaactgtattatttttaataaaatacatacagaCTTGGAAAGAGAGTTTCCAAAATATCCTGATAGATTATATATAGGTCAAACAGATAACTGGTCATATCTTTGGTTATGACATAGATTCAGTTTGGTTAGCGTAattctttgtattttaaaatcaaaattagaTTAGTGCACATGAATGGCTAAtcaatttctatttaaaataacatatttcaatAGTGTTGCAAATCTTTTTAGTATTGTGTTGACGTAAGGGCAAGCAACCAATTCTGTTTTTCCTTTAAACACACAGTTCTGTCTTTCTTGTATTTCTCTGCAAATTTTGACAGATTAAAAGCCAAAGTTATCCAATTCCTTGTGTGTTATGAAGTATTggatatagttattgttattttcatgtaaaaaaatttgaaaaaaatgcaagttcAGGAGAGGAAGAATATGAAGCTGACTGCAGCTTGTGTGAAATTATGTAATTTGTCTATTTTTTAGTTACTCTCAATGGCTGCGAGGAAATCTGGATCAGATATCCACAACAACGGTGAGTCAGCCAATCATCTgtcctctttgttttttttttgtttttttttatagacgagaagataaaaaaatacagcataaaaGACTTAATCTTAAAACAATTAGTTTTTCTTGTTCTTCTGTTACTTCACTTGATGTTTCAAGGACCCGTCAGCTATCTTGATGAAGTTCCCTTCAAGCTCAGTGATAAATTCCGCTGTCCTTCAAAAGTGGGTCTTCCCATTGGCTTCTGCTTGTCTGATTGTAATTCCGTTCTTTCGGATCTGCAAGTAAGTCAAAGTTCACTTTAACTTTCCcttatacaagtgtttttttgtcGGAAATAATTAATGATCTGCTTTACTCTTTAGTATGACTTTAGTCTAGAGAGGCGAAGCGTTCAGTGGGGGGAAGAACTCGCCAAAGCGCGAGCCGCGGAGGCTCGAGCAGCGGAAGCCGCCCGGACGGACTCTGAAAACGAAAGGCAGGCTGCTGGTCAGGATGCAGACCTTGGATTGGTTGGCGGGAAGAAGGCACGCCCCTCTGATGAGCAGGACCTTCTCCCACCAGCATTGAACCCAGTTTTAGCTGGCCTACGGCATAATGCAATCCTTATGCCTCTCCCAGCCCCATCTTTTGGACAAATGCGACCAGCACCAAGCAACCCGGCCCCACAGAGTCTGAACCTAGCTGACTTTGAGCGAGAGGAGGACCCTTTTGACAAACTTGAGCTTAAAACATTGGACGACAAAGAGGAGTTACGGAATATCCTGCAGAGCCAACCGCAGTCCTCAGTTTCACCTCCCCAGCTTCCTCCAGAAGAACATCGCCCCACTTCTCCCAGTAATACGCCACCTCTTCAGGCCAAAGTAGGAATCTTCCATAAACCCAATGGTTTGGTTGGACTGCTGGACTTAGACAGGGGTGGGGTTGTGGGGACCCCCTGTGGACAGATTGACGCCGACCGCCCTTGTAACATTCGTTCACTGACTTTCCCCAAGCTTTCAGACCCAGTAGACTCTTCCTTGGAACCGCCTCTCAGCAGTTACCCAGCAGGCCAACATCACAACCTATCCAATGGCACGCCACCATCCCTGCAGAGAACAGGGTCAAAAACCAACATGACACTCCCACAAGAGCAACCTGTCTTCCCTCAGAATGGGACTCAGAAGCAGGTATCGTAACATAAGCGGAGATATTACAGTTACTCAGAAGACGGTATCGTATACATAATGCGTCAAAATGTGTTTACAACATTTACAAACTAAGCGATTTTAAGATCATAACATAGTATTATGCACGTGATAGCAAGTCTAGGCCTGTCACAATAATCAATATATATCGACTTATCGCGCAATATATGTAAAATGACATCCAATAATTTTTGGTGACTCAGTATAACGCCCATTATATTAACTTAAAAATTTATGTCACCATGTTTTGTACTTTCCACTTGCGGTTGTGTCTTTTGCATCTTCTTTTACACAACATGGTATAGTCATGAGGTGctagttcaaataaaaaaaaaaatgcttctgcaAAATAATGTACATGTACATTTTTggagatttgtagaaatgtagataGAGGCATGTTTTTCTTATGAACCTGGGCtgcaaatatttaaattgattgTCTCCTTAACATCTTTGTAGTCAAACCCCATCACACCGACTAATCATTCTCCTGCTGCCACGATCCTACATGGCCTCTCTCCCAGCGAACGACAGTGTGCGGAGACAATTGTGGGCATGGGTTATTCCTATGAGGGTGTTCTTAAAGCCATGCAGAGACAAGGACAGAATGTGGAGCAGGTCACTCTTTAGTCTGATTATTCTCACTGCATGTCTGTGATACTGTTTATGTAAACAAGACGTTCTATACCATTTGTCTCATTCGTAGGTGCTGGAATACCTGTTTACTCACAGTCGACTGTGCGATCGAGGTTTTGATGCGACTGCTGTGGAGGAGTGCTTGGAGATGTACCAGGGCTCAGAGGAAAAGGTGGGGGAATTGTAACAAATACACTACTACAAACTACTAGATCATGAATATTTTAGATCTAGAGCGATCTCTAGAATatctaaaggcgggcgtacacggtgcgaattcggatggtcgaaagatcgtatgtccacgcacacggcacgagtgagtttatctgaaaatggtacggacgagatgatatacaacatgcattttccgtgatggatagaggtagtgtatggggatatacagtatagaattaCGTTTAACttgagtccctgtaaactacatatgcgtgtgtgagagagagagcgagagagaaataaaaagacattggaacacgttgctagaaacaccatacagcgctcgctgttcctgtcagaattcagcgagtttatcctcctggtcaatagtccacattcgccGTGGCACTGCcttcttcgtctttcttcttctgtggttttcatAGTTcatgattggtcaacttcagataaatcaacaaatcggctcgttcaaccgcacaactggcacaaattcaaaccgatagctcacaaactttttagacatgtttaaaaacgatcgggaggtcgggaagtgctcgtaagccactctgctcggctcgtaattcatcgcaaatgatacgagccgcaaccatacgagaatacgcgatttccacacgattgaaaaaaatcgcatgcgaacttgtatgacagcaaaaatcgcaccgtgtacggcCGCCTTAATTAGAATATACATTTGCTTGTGtccttttaattttaaaaggatTATATTTTGTAAGAACagaagccgcgtttccaccgcaggaactttacccaggaactagggactttggcctggtacttggtgtgtttccaccgcaggaaccaggaactaaataaagttccgggtaaaaaaatgcccctcagaaagtccctgctggcaaggtggtactttttcagtgttccggaactttcgggggcgggactttggcgctaaacattctgattggttgatttcacgcagcattggttgagttcaaacaccatttattcggatcgacattttcaaaattttactgttattgtgtcatgaaatgtaatttttaaagtatttcaggcgagaatgtagttgtttaaaattcaaatctgatgtttatttatatagacagcgcctatttaaaaatgtgtttcgccgatctctgagactgtgagctccacgcaatcagcgggagctcagtcctcatgtaaccgccgagaagcagcctcagcttggatagaccttctgatatgtgccgctggctctgatgtgtctttagtggttaaacataaaatataattcagctgcggggtaaatctaacaggttttctttggtctgtattcaatttatctatatgttaaaatgaaaataaaaaaggcaaatttatataatatttcgttttattgtaatggctgtatataacgttacacatatccctgaactaagaacatttctgcagctgttattatgtttaaatgaaaacgaaaggaggcagtggtattttatatcctatttcgtgttattgtatatatactgaggggaaaattgctttagccaaagccatctgagttcacgcagcattggttgagttcaaccaccatttatttggatcattttcaaatattactgttattgtgtcatgaaatgtaattttaaaagtatttcaggcgagaatgtagttgtttaaaactcaaatctgtggtttatttataaagacagcgcctatttaaaaaacgtgtttcgccgatctctgcgacggagagctccactcgatcagcgggagctcagtcctcatgtatccgcagagagcagcctctcctgggatagactttctgatatgtgccgctggctctgatgtgtctttagtggttaaacataaaatataattcagctgcggggtaaatctaacaggttttctttggtctgtattcaatttatctatatgttaaaatgaaaataaaaaaggcaaatttatataatattttgtttcattgtaatggctgcatatacacatatctctgaactaagtacatttctgcagctgttattatgcttaaatgaaaaccaaaggaggcagtggtatttgatatcctatttcgttttattgtaaatatacagtagggaaaattgcagtagccaagacgagctgactgaagttatcaagtataatatatatatatatatatatatatatatatatatatatatatatatatatatacacacacacacacacatatatatatatatatatata encodes:
- the LOC127941913 gene encoding ubiquitin-associated protein 1 — translated: MAARKSGSDIHNNGPVSYLDEVPFKLSDKFRCPSKVGLPIGFCLSDCNSVLSDLQYDFSLERRSVQWGEELAKARAAEARAAEAARTDSENERQAAGQDADLGLVGGKKARPSDEQDLLPPALNPVLAGLRHNAILMPLPAPSFGQMRPAPSNPAPQSLNLADFEREEDPFDKLELKTLDDKEELRNILQSQPQSSVSPPQLPPEEHRPTSPSNTPPLQAKVGIFHKPNGLVGLLDLDRGGVVGTPCGQIDADRPCNIRSLTFPKLSDPVDSSLEPPLSSYPAGQHHNLSNGTPPSLQRTGSKTNMTLPQEQPVFPQNGTQKQSNPITPTNHSPAATILHGLSPSERQCAETIVGMGYSYEGVLKAMQRQGQNVEQVLEYLFTHSRLCDRGFDATAVEECLEMYQGSEEKALEFLQLMSRFGEMGFERDTIKEVLLVHNNDQDKALEDLMARAAAS